The Pseudomonas sp. GD03919 region GTTCACGTCCCCGCTGATCGCCGCATTCTTTCTATTCGGCCTGTACACAGCCATTAGTCTTGCCTGGTCCAGCACCGACGACGCCTTCGGCTCACTGGTCAAAAGACCCATATACGTGCTGTTCCTGTTCTTCTCTGCAGCCCTGCTGGCACAACAAGCGCCGCAGCGACTGCTTTTCAGCCTCAAAGCCAGCGCCATTTTCGCCAGCCTGGCCGGCGCAGCAACCCTAGGCTTCTATCTGTATAACGGTGGGGCAGGACGCCTGTCTGGCTATGGTGCCCTATACAATCCCTTGCTCAGTTCGCACGTCTATGGCTTCTTCGCTGCGCTATGGGCCGGTTACTGGTTCAACGGCAAGAGTGTGTTCAACCCACTGGCACTGATCTCGCTAAGCATATTAGCGGTCCTGCTTCTGGAGACGGGGTCGCGAACCCCAATCATGGCCCTGACTGCTTGCCTGCTATGGCTGGTAATCGCCCACTGGAACAGGCGCAGCCTTATCGCACTGGCCGCCGTCGCAGTGGTCGGCATCCTGCTCATCAATCTCTACCCCGACGAACTCACCAGCAGAGGGCTATCGTCTCGCCCGGAAATCTGGGGCAAGGCCTGGCTGCAAATCCTCGAGGCCCCCTGGCTAGGCCAGGGTTATGACGCCCCCCTGAGCATCTGGATCACAACGCACAACTACGCGATGGCGGACCCGCACAACATGCTGCTGGCCGTCCTCTACTACGGTGGTGCCGTGGGTTTGGCACTCTGGCTCTCACTGTATGCAGTTGCCTTTATATTTGCCTGGCGCAACCGCAAAGAGCCCTCGGTGATGATCTGCTCAGGATTATTGGTCTTTGGTTTGGCGGCCAGCATGACCGAGGGCGGCGCTTTTCTCTCGCGCCCCAAGGAGCATTGGTTCCTAATCTGGATCCCCATGGCTCTACTGACTGCCACCTGGTTCATCTGCAGAGGTAAGGAGCAGGCCCGTGAAATGGAAGGAACTTGAGCAGCGCATCAGGAAAGCCTGGAAACGCTGGCGGAAAGGCCCAAAGCAACCCCGTTTCTACCGGCCGCAAATCCGTTTTCGCCAGCGCTACCCCCAATATCAGATAGGCCTCGGCAGCTATGGCCTACCACTGGTTCACGACTGGGACGAAGGCAGCACACTCAAGATCGGCAATTTTTGCTCAATTGCCGACAACGTACAAATATTCCTCGGTGGCCACCATCGCATCGACTGGGTCAGCTGCTACCCATTTCCGGCCTACCTTCCGGAAGCCGCCCATATTACCGAGTACGGCGGGACTCGCGGCGACGTGATTATCGGCAGCGATGTCTGGCTTTGCGCGAACTGTACGATTCTCTCAGGCGTCACAGTAGGCCACGGGGCGGTGGTTGCCAGCGGTGCAGTCGTCAGCCGCGATGTTCCGCCCTACTCTGTAGTCGCTGGCAATCCAGCCAGGCACGTGCGCTGGCGCTTCGATGAGAAAACCCGAAACGAACTGCTCGACTGCGCGTGGTGGAACTGGCCCGAAGCAGAAATAAGGCAAACTGTCGAAAAACTGTGCAGCAGCGACATACAAGGTTTCCTCGCTTATGCCCGCTCCCGTCAGTGAGTAGGTGGCAGCATCCGCGCCAGGCCACGCAGCGTTTTCCAGCGCCAGAAGCGCGGCGGAATCTCGCGCAACAGGGCCCAGGCCAGGGCGCGGTCGCTGCGCGCGCACTTGAGCAGCATCGAGTTGCGAAAACGTGCGCAGACCTCCGGGTAGGCCGGGTGGTCGCTGAAACGGGCATAGGTCTTCAGCACGTTGTCGACCATGAAGCGGTAGTTCTTGTAGGTGTTGCTGTCATGCACCCGGTAGAGCGCCAGGGGCTCGCCGAGAATATCGATGAAGTAGCCGGCATGGGTGATCTTCAGCTCGATCATCAGGTCCTCGAGACGCACCTCGGGCTCGAAGCCGCCGACCCGCTCCAGCGCCTCACGACGGAACAGCAAGGTGGGCGCCGGCGCGCCCGGCTTGCGGTCCATGAACACATCCTCGAAGTCCAGCCGCCGCAGCGGCAGCGCGCGCGGCTTGGCGCCGGGCCTGCCGTCGGCGTCGATGGTCTGGATAGCGCCAGCGCAAATGCCCACTTCAGGCTTGTCGGCCATATAGGCCACCTGGGTGGCGATACGCTGCGGCAACATGATGTCGTCGGAGCCGAAGGGGGCGATCAGTCTGCCCCTGGCCCGCTCGATGGTCTCGTTCAGGGTGCGCGAGAGGCCCTTGTTGGCCTGCACGCGAAAGTCGAATCCATGCACCTTCTGCAGCGCCTCGATGCGCGCCACGCTGTCGTCGCGGGAGCCGTCGTCCACCACCAGCAGCTCGATGTTCGGGTAGCTCTGCTGCAGCACGCTCTCGATGCTCGCCTGGATATAGGGGGCATGGTTGTATGAGGCGATGATCACACTGACCAGCGGCTGCGAGGAATCACTTGTGGACGTCATGGTGGCTACTCAAAAGAAATTGAAGCGCGCGCGCAAGGCCTGCCAGGCGGAGACTTTGCCCGCCTCGGGCCAGGCTTGCTGCAACACGTCGAACAGGTGCTCGGCCAGGTGCACATGGCTCATATGCGCCTCGACGAAGCGGCGTCCCTGCTCGGCGATGGCCTCGGCCCGCACCGGATCGCCACGCAGCTCGGCGAGGTGCCTGCGCAACTCGTCGAGGTCGGAATACATCAGCAGGTGGACGCCATCCTGCAGGCCGATGGCCGCCTCCTCGCCACCCTGGCGCCAGGCCAGGAGCACGCAGCCGCAGGCCATCGCCTCGAAGTTCTTGGCCATGTACTCGCCGAGCCCGACATCGGCGCTGACGAAGTAGCGGATGCGGTTGAGCATCTCGCGATAGGGCTGTCCCGGCGCGGTGCGCAGCAGCTGCAGCGGCTCTTGCGCCGCCAGCCGCTCCAGCAGTTCCTTGCGCTCGCCGTAAGCGGCGCTGGCGGTACGCCCGACGAAACCCAGCTCGATATCCCGCGCGCGCCCCTCGCAGTAGATGGTGCGCGGATCGTAGCCCTTGGCGAGAAAATGCACGTTGAACCCCTCGCCGCGCAGGCGTTCGGCGACGCTGGCGCCGGTCACCACGATGCGAGCGTTGGGCAGGGCGCGGTAGAAGCGACTGAAGCGCCCGCGCCAACGGGAAGCGGCCAGGTAGTTCTGGCAGGCGTCTTCCTCGTAGATCAACAGCCCGGGGATCTGCCGCAAGAAGGCGGTCTGGCGACGGATGTTCTTGAAGTGCAGGTCCAGCAACACGCGGTCATAACGCCCCAGATCGAGGCCGCGCAGATAGCGGCGCAGGTCGCGTTGCTCGTCCTTGCCGAGGATGCGCAGGTCGAGGTCGACCAGCTGCCCGAGCCGCTCATGGACGCAGGACAGATCCGGCTCGCGCCCCGCACTGCTGAGCGCCAGCACCTTCATGGGGTCCGGCTCAACCACAGGCGGATGGCCTTGCGGGTGTAGGACCACTTCAACGCCGCCCGCCAATCCGTGCGCAGCGCATCGCGATAGTAGCCGCGCGCCTGCTCGCGGTCGCCGGCCAACAGGCAGGTGCGGAACAGCGACAGGCAACGCTGGGCGCGGTAGGCGGGCTTGAGCGCTTGCAGGTCGGCCGGCAGCTGACGGAAGACCTCGTCCACCAGGGCCAGGCCGACGCGGCGTGCCGCCTCGGCGTTATGCCGCAGGCTGTCGGGATGCTTGTGGATGCGCGCCAGCATCAGGTCGAGCACCGCCACCCGAGGCTGGCTCAGGCAGTAGGCGAACACCGGGATGTCCTCGCTGTGCCGCAGGTGCTCGGGGTACGGCCGTTGCAGCAGCAACTCGCGGCGGAACAGGCAGGCGCCGTGACTGAGGGCGATGCTCTTGTCCAGCAGGTAGCCCCGCAAGCGCGGCAAGACGTCGGCGGGAACGGCACTGGCAGGATGCTCGCGCTCGCGGCCATCGGGCTGCACCGCCACATGCCCGGCCAGCCACAGGTCCACCTCGGGCTGGGCGCGCAGGCGTTCGCAGAGGCCGGGCAGTACCCCGGGCGCCAGCTCGTCGTCGGCGTCGAGCAGCAGCACATAGCGCCCCCGCGCCAGTTGCACGCCCTTGTTGCGGGCCGCGGAGGGGCCGGCGTTGCCCTGGCGCACACCCTGGAAGGCGGCGCCATGACGCTGACTCAGGCTGGCGAACAGCGCCGGCGTGTCGTCGCTGGAGCCATCGTCCACCACCCAGAGTTCGACCTCGGGGGTGGCCTGGGACAGCACCGAGTCGACGGCGCGCGACAGCACGCCGGCATAGTTGTAACTGGGGATGACGACGCTAAGCAGCGGCTCAGCCGACATTGTCGTACCAGTCCTTGCCATCCTTGACCACCAAGACGTCTTCCATGATCAGGTACTGCAGGTCCGAGCCGTAGAACATGTTCAACGCGTCAGTCGGCGAGCAGATCATCGGCTCGCCGCGGCGGTTGAGCGAGGTGTTCAGCGAGACACCATTGCCGGTGAGCTGCTCCAGCTGCAGCATCAGGTCGTACCAGCGCGGGTTGTACTCGCGCTTGAGCACCTGGGCGCGCGAGGTGCCGTCCTCATGCACCACTTCGCCGACACGCTCCTTCCAGCCCTCGTTGACCTCGAAGGTGAAGGTCATGAACGGGCTCGGATGGTCGACCTTGAGCATCTGCGGCGCGACGGTGTCGAGCATCGACGGGCAGAAGGGGCGCCAGCGCTCGCGGAACTTGATCTGCTCGTTGATGCGGTCGGCCACGCCCGGCACGCTCGGGCAACCGATGATGGAGCGGCCGCCGAGGGCGCGCGGGCCGAACTCCATACGGCCCTGGAACCAGGCCACCGGGTTGCCGTCGACCATGATCCTGGCGATGCGCTCAGGCACGTTGTCGATCTGCTTGAATACCGGCTTGCTCGGATGCCGCGCGCAGGCGGCGATCACGTCCTCGTTGGAGTAGGCCGGGCCGAGGTAGACGTGCTCCATCTTCTCCACCGGCACGCCGCGCTGGTGCGAAACGTAGGCGGCGGCGCCGACCGCGGTGCCGGCATCGCCGGAGGCCGGCTGGACGAACAGTTCCTTGACGTCGTCGCGGGCGATGATCTTCTGGTTCAGCTTGACGTTCAGCGCACAGCCACCAGCGAAGGCGATCTTGCCGGTCTCGCGGATAATGTCGCCCAGGTAGTAGTCCATCATTTCCAGCGCCAGCTTCTCGAACAGCGCCTGCATGCTGGCGGCGTAGTGGATGTAGGGGTCGTCGGCGATATCGCCTTCGCGCTTCGGACCCAGCCACTCGATCAGCTTGGGCGAGAAGTAGAATCCCTTGCCCTTTTCCTTGTAGCGACGCAGGCCGATGACGTTGGCGTAGTCGGTGTTGATGATCAGCTCGCCGTTCTCGAACTTGGCCAGACGCGAGAAATCGTACTTGCTGGCGTCACCATAAGGCGCCATGCCCATGACCTTGAACTCGCCGTCGAGCATCTCGAAACCGAGGAATTCGGTGATAGCACCGTACAGACCGCCGAGCGAGTCCGGGTCGAAGAACTCCTTGATCTTGTGGATCTTGCCGTTCTCGCCGTAGCCGAAGAAGGTAGTGGCGTACTCACCTTTGCCGTCGATGCCGAGGATCGCGGTCTTCTCCTTGAAGCCCGAGCAATGGTAAGCGCTGGCGGCGTGGGCCAGGTGGTGTTCGACCGGTTCGATCTTGACCTTCTTGGCATCGAAACCCAGCTGCTCCAGGCACCAGACGATCTTCTTGCGGTAACGCTTGTAACGGCGGTTACCCATGAGCAGCGCGTCTAGCGCTCGATCCGGCGCATACCAGTAACGCTTGGCGTAGTGCCAACGCGCCTTGCCGAACAGACTGATGGGCGCAAAGGGAATAGCGACCACATCGACGTCGGACGGCTTGATACCGGCCTGCTCCAGGCAGAACTTGGCGGACTCGTAGGGCATGCGGTTCTTCGCATGCTTGTCACGCACGAAGCGCTCTTCTTCGGCGGCAGCGATAAGCTTGCCGTCGATGTATAGCGCGGCGGATGGATCATGGCTCAGGGCGCCGGAAAGGCCGAGGATCGTCAATGCCAAGGATAAAGCCTCTTAAAAAAGCGGCTGCAGGCTTGAAGCGGCAAGCTTCAAGCAACAGCGTTCGTTATTCAGTCGCCCCGGTCGGGCACATTTACTGCCTTAACTGTTCGGTTTTGCCACCACCGATGGAAGGCGCTCGTCCAGAACCTGGTACAGCGTACTGTCCTGCGGCCAGTTACGTAGGAAACGCGCCCGATCCTTCGCATAGGCGGGTGCGAAGCTACCGGCTCGGCGGTGCTGCTGCATGGCGTCCAGGTCGATCAACATCCAGCGCCCATCCTGCCACAGGATATTGCTGCCTTTGAGATCCCCATGACTGATGCGCTCGCGCAGCAGCGCCGCAAACAGGTCATCCAGTGCCCGCAGTTCCGCTTCGGCTGGTAACTCGCCAGGCGCGCAGGACGCGAAGCGAGTAATTATATCCACACCCGATGCGTGTTCGGTAACAAGATAGGACCGGCGCCTGAGCCACAGGGTACGGCACTCGAGCACGGCAAGCGGTTTGGGCGTTGCGATGCCGAGAAAAACCAGGCGATTGCCCTCGCACCAGCTGTGCCAGGCGCGGCTCGGACGCCAGAAGCGTTTGAGCCAATGCAGCATGCCCTTGATGTTGTAGCGTTTGATGACCAATTGCCTGGCACCCTGATCGACTCGCGCGACGGTAGACGAACCACCCCGTTTGAGGGACTGCCCAGCCGCGATAGCGGCGTCAGGGTCAGCCAGTAATCGCGCCAGCAAGGCATCTTCCTCGCGCCGGACCACCTGCAAGCGCGAGGCACCGCGCCATGCGCAAAACGCCGAACAATCGCGACCGAGCTTGCCCATGAACTGGTGCAACCGCGAACCACGGGCCTTGGCTACCGCCTTGAGCAGAGCCTCGAGCGGCAGCGCGTGCTCGCCATTGACCAGCAGGTAATGCACCAGCAGCTCCTCGATGAATGGATCGAGAGCACTCGGGAATTGAGCGAAGAACACCCCCAGATTGACCAGCACCCTGTCTCGCGACAGAGGTTGGCCCGGCGTCTCGGCACGCACGCCGCCACCGTCGATCAGATACAGGCTGCCGTTTTGACGCAGCAGGTTGTCCAGGTGCAGATCCTCTTGCCACAGACCTTGCCGGTGTAGCCCTGCAATGGCTGCCAGCGCCTCACCCAACACCTGCTGCCGAGCGTCGTCCAGCCACGCCAGATGGGCCACCGCCTGCCAGGCATCTCCGAGGCTTTCGGCATCGTCGAGGAACTCGAACAGCAGCCAACCGCCCCCTCCTGGCGTCGAACCGTGGACAAGCAACTCGGGCGTCTTCAGCCCCTGCTCAGCCAGTAGCTGAACGCCGCGCAGCTCGCGGACGAAATGCCGTTCGGCCTTATCGCCGACCAGCAGCTTGGCCAGCACCTCACGCCCCTGCCACTGCGCCCGACCGACATAGCGTTGACCTGGCAGCACCCGCAAAAGGCTGAGCAACTGGATAGATCCCGCACCCTCCAGCTCGATCAGCAGCGGTAGCGCGGGGGTACGTCCGGCATCGACCAGGGAAGCAAGCCTCATGAGCGCCTCGCCTTGTCCTTGAATCGTGCCGTGAGACGTTGCAACCAGTACCCCAACTGACGAGCGTCACCGAGATAGGCGGTCAGGAAACAGGCTACATCGTCATCGCCCCAGGCACTGGCGCGACGCAGCAGGGGTTCCAGATCCTTGACCCGATCACGCTCGCCAAACAACAGGGGCCGGGTCTTTTCCAGGTCGATCAACTGCGCGACAAAACCATCGCCGCTGGGTTGGAGAAAAATATGTTTGGGATAGAAGCAACCATGGACCTGGCCCTGGCCATGTACGCACCGGGCCAGCACCCCGCAGGCACTGGCGATGGCATGGCGTTGCACGGCGGCCAGTTGCGACCAGTTCGGCAGGTAGCTGTCCAGATCCCGCCAACCATCCAGGGCTCGGGTCAGCAGGACGGCGCGGCGCTCGCCGCCAATGCGTCGTTCGGCATAGAACGCCGAACGCATCGCCGGAATGCCCAGGCGCTGATAGCGGCAGGTATTGCGAAACTCCCGCGCCAGGGTCGGCTCACCCAACGGACGATGCAAGCTACGGGTCAGGTAATTGCTCTGGCGCTTGAGGTAGTAGCCTGTGCCATCGAGATCGAGCCGGTACACCGTGCTCCAACCACCGCGAGAAGCGGTGTTGGGCTCGTCCACGGCAAACAGTTGCAGTGCCCACAATGCCTCGAAACTGTCCAGGCCGTGACGCTCGAGCAGCGTTTTATCCTCGCCCTCGATGAAGTCCTTCATTCTCGTCCCTCGAAGTAGCGCAATATCTGCACGATCCGTCGTTTGTCACTGTCATTGAGACGATCACGACGCCGATACTGCAGATAGAAACGCAGGCGCTGGGTGCGCGACAGGTGGTACTTGGCGACCTTGTCCAGGCACGCGAGATCCTTGACGATCCGGTAGCGCAGGAACGGCCCCCACCAGAAGGTCCCCGCAGGGCAGTCGATGAGGAACAACCGGCGCTGCTCGTCCACCAGAAGGTTGCGCCACTTGAGGTCATTGTGGACAAAGTGATGGTCATGCAGCGTGCGCGTGGCCTTGGCCAACTGGCGGCTGACATCGTCGACCCAGGCCCGATCATGCAGGCGCGCATCGTCCGTGGCCGCCAGGCGTGACATGTCCAACGTATCGACGACCTCCTGGGTGATCAGCGCGCCTCGGGCGAAGGCGCCGAGCTTGCGCTCCAGCCCGTAGGCGGCGATGGGCGCAGTGGGAATGCCCCAGGCGGCGAAGTGCTTGAGATTCTGCCATTCGGCCTTGACCCGCGGCCGGCCGATGAAACGCCGAACGCCCTTGCCAGCGCCGTGATAGCGCTTGACGTAATAGCGCAGCCCATCGAATTCGACGCGGATCACGTCCGACAACGGATCATGGGTGATTGCCTCTCCCTGCAGGGAAAACACCGCATCCAGACTGGCGAAGGCTCTTGCCGCCTGCGGCGTGGCCAAGGAGGTGACGCGCCATTCACTCATGGTTCGCTCCCGGCGCGTACTTGCGTGCATAGCGAACCAGCAGGCGATCGGCTTTGCGTTGCAGCCAGAGCAGCAGCGCCGCCTCCTCCCGCAGGATCTGCCGCAACGGCCGCTCATTGCCTGCCGCTGCGAAATAACTGTTGAGAAAACGCAGCTTGTCACGGCGGGTCAGGCCGATGTCCAGCGCCGAGAAATACAGCGCGGCCAGGTCCTTGTCACGCCAGCGCCGTGGCGTGACGCGACGCACCTGGGCGCGGTGCAGGTCGATCAGTGATAAACGCAGGTCGCTGGCCTGGATCGGCCGGTCGCTGTGCAGCAGAAAATGGCAGATGTAGCAGTCACGGTGGTTGACCCCGGCACGGTGCATACTGCCAGTCATCTTCGCCACTTCGCGAATCAATGCCCACTTCAGCGCCGGCTTCGGCGGCTGCTGTGCCCAGTTAAGGCTGAGCTGTTCCAGGTCGACGGTCGGCGCCAGTTCTTCGGTGACGATAAAGGAGTGCTGGCGTGCAGGGTTGCTGCCGCGCTCACCGTAAGCCACGGCAGTCATGGTCGGCACACCGGCTTCAGTCAGGCGCTGGATGGCTTGCCATTCCTGCGCAGCCCCCAGCACTGGAGCCTTGGCGGTGAGCAGGTTCTTGACGATTTCGCCCCAGCCGATGCCACGATGGATCTTGACGAAGTAGCCACGCCCTTCGACCTCGGTACGCAGGGTGCGGCGACCTTCCAGTTCACGGTAGACCTGCCCTTCGAGCGCTTCGACGGCTTCGAAAGCGTCCCGGCCGGCCCACAGGCGCTTGAACGGCTCGGCGAGAATCAGCTTCACGCGCACCTCGAAGCGAGGATCACGTCGGCCGCCTTCTGCGGCATCGAATACAGGTCGGCGCTATCGGCATAGAGCAGGCCGTTGCGGCTCCAGAAAGCGCGGCGCTCAGGGTCGGCGAGCATGTCGGCCAGGGTGCGATTGAGCTGCTCCTGTTCGAAGGGGCTGGGCACGACCCGGCCGCAATCAGCATCAACGATGTAATGGGCGTAGCCGCAGACATCACTGACCAGTACCGGCAGGCCGGACACCAACGCCTCCAGCAACACCGTGCCGGTGTTCTCGTTGTAAGCCGGATGGATCAGCAAGTCAGCGCCGAGCAGAAAGCGCGGAATGTCGCTGCGACCCTTGAGGATCTGCACCTGATCGGACAGACCCAGCGCCTTGATCTGCAGCAGGAAGGGCTTGGGATCGTCCTGGCCGATGGCGATCAGACGGGTGCGCTTGCGCAGCTCGCGCGGCAGCGAGGCCAGCGCCTTGAGACTGCGATCCAGACCCTTGGTCTTGAAGCCGGAGCCGATCTGCACCAGCAACAGGTCGTCGTCGGCCAGCTTGAACTCGCGACGGAATTCGGCGCGAATCTCGCCAGCATTGGCCGGCGCACGGCGATCCTGGGCAATACCCGGTGGCAGCAGGTGGAAACGCTGCAACGGCGTCTTGTAGTGTTTGACGAACAGCGGTTGCTGCACCTCGGAGATCATCAGAATCTCGGTCTTCGATTCCGGCGCGAATACCGCGCGCTCGTAATCGGCGAAGTGCTTGTAGCGGCCCCAACGGCGATAGATCGGGTTGCGCAAGGTCTGCGCCTTGTCCTCGAAGCAGCCATCGGCAGCGTAATAAACATCCAGCCCCGGCATCTTGTTGAAACCGATCACCCGGTCGACCGGATCGCGCTTCAGGTCAGCCTGCAACCAGGCACTGAATTTTTCGTTGCGGCGATGGTTGAACAACGCGCGTACCGGCGCCACGCGCACATCGAAACCGCCGGGGTTTTCCCCTTCCCAGATCGGCGTGTAGACACGAATGGCATGGCCACGCGCCTGACACTCCAGGGCGATGCGCATGAAGTCGCGTTGCAGCCCGCCGAACGGGAAGTACTTGTAGAGAACGAAGGCCAGTTGCATAGCCGCTCCTTAAAGGGTGCCGGGAGGCGCCAGCAGCAGCGCCTCCAGTTCCAGGCCGACGCGCTCGGCGCCGAGGCCATCGAAGCAGGGCTTGTCACGGTCACCGCTGCCGGCGTTCAGGCCGCTGGCGCACAGGTGAATCTGGCTACGGCCGTAGGCGCCCACCTTGCCGGGCAGGGTTGGTCCGTAGAGGGAAATATTCGGCACATCCAGCGCGGCGGCCAGATGACCAAGACCGGTGTCGACCGAGACGCAGGCGCTGGCGCCGGCGATCACCTTGGCTACGCCGGCCAGGTTGAGCTTTGGCAGCACGGAGGCATGCGTTAGCCCAGCGACGATGCGCTCGGCACGTGCCTTCTCCGTCTCGTTGCCCCAGGGCAGGCGTACGGCCCAGCCCAGCTCGTCCATGCGCTCGGCCAGCGCACGCCAGTCGGATTCCGGCCAATGCTTGCTGGCCCAGGTGGTGCCATGCAGGAACACCAAGTACGGCTGCGCGGCGGCATCCATCATCGCCGCACGGTTCAGGCCGTAGTCACCCGTGCCGGACGGCAGCGTGTAACCGAGCGCCTTGGCGAACAGCTGGCGCACCCGTTCCAGGGCATGTTGATCCTTGGGTACCGCATAGCGGCGATCATAGAAGCGACTGGCCAGCGGCTCACGCGCCGAGTCGCGATCCAGCCCCGCTACCGGTGCCGACACATAACGGGTCAGCCAGGCGCTTTTGAGCAAGCCCTGGGCGTCGATCACCAGGTCATAGCGGGTTTCCCGCAGACGCCGCTTGAAGCGTGCCCATTCGCCGCTACGCCAGGTGCGCAGCGGATGCTTGCGCCAGCGGCGAATGGCCACCGGGATCACCTGGGACACGGCTGGATGCCAGGCGGGAATCTCGGCAAAGCCTTCTTCCACCACCCAATCGAAGCGAATACCGGGAATGGCGCGTGCGGCATCGGTCAACGCTGGCAGGGTATGCACCACGTCGCCCAGCGACGAGGTCTTGATGATCAGCACCCGCAAATCAGTCGCCCTCGACCAGGGTCAGGGCATCACCGACCAGACGCTCCAGCGCCTCGATCACCGGGCGTGGCTTGAGCTCGCGCAGGCAGTTGTAGTGACCGAAGCGGCAGGTACGCTCGAAGCAGGGGCTGCACTCCAGGCCCAGACGCACGATCTCGACACGATCAGCCAGCGGCGGCGTGAAACCCGGCGAGGTGGAGCCGTAGACCGCCACCAGCGGACGGTTCAGCGCCGCTGCCACGTGCATCAGCCCGGAATCGTTGGACACCACGGCCGTGGCCGCCGACATCAGGTCGATGGCCTCTGCCAGGCTGGTCTGCCCGGAGAGGTTGCTGACTTCCTCGCGCAGCCCCGGAATCAGGCGCATGCGAATGTCTTCGCCGCCGGCATGGTCGTTCTTCGAGCCGAACAGCCAGACCTGCCAACCCTCGCGAATCTTGATCTCGGCCACCTTGGCATAGTGCTCGGCCGGCCAGCGTTTGGCCTCGCCGAATTCGGCGCCGGGACACAGCGCCAGCACCGGGCGATCCAGCTGCAGTTCGAACTTTGCCAGCGCGGCATCACGACTGGCTTCATCGATCACCAGACGTGGCTGCGGATAGGGCTGCGACAAGGCAGCGCCGGGCTCATAGGCCAGCGCCATGAAGCGCTCGATCATCAGCGGATAGCGGTCTTTGTCCAGCGTACGAATATCGTTGAGCAGGCCATAGCGCATCTCGCCCTTCCAGCCGGTGCGTTTGGGGATGCCGGCGAACCAGGGCACCAAGGCGGACTTGAGCGAGTTGGGCAGCAGAATGGCCTGATCGTACTGGCCGGCCAGCGACTTGCCGATGCGCCGGCGCGTGGCCAGGTCGAGCACGCCATGCCCCAGCGGCAGGCTCAGCGCGGCGCGCACCTCGGGCATGCGC contains the following coding sequences:
- a CDS encoding lipopolysaccharide kinase InaA family protein; protein product: MKDFIEGEDKTLLERHGLDSFEALWALQLFAVDEPNTASRGGWSTVYRLDLDGTGYYLKRQSNYLTRSLHRPLGEPTLAREFRNTCRYQRLGIPAMRSAFYAERRIGGERRAVLLTRALDGWRDLDSYLPNWSQLAAVQRHAIASACGVLARCVHGQGQVHGCFYPKHIFLQPSGDGFVAQLIDLEKTRPLLFGERDRVKDLEPLLRRASAWGDDDVACFLTAYLGDARQLGYWLQRLTARFKDKARRS
- a CDS encoding lipopolysaccharide kinase InaA family protein, producing MSEWRVTSLATPQAARAFASLDAVFSLQGEAITHDPLSDVIRVEFDGLRYYVKRYHGAGKGVRRFIGRPRVKAEWQNLKHFAAWGIPTAPIAAYGLERKLGAFARGALITQEVVDTLDMSRLAATDDARLHDRAWVDDVSRQLAKATRTLHDHHFVHNDLKWRNLLVDEQRRLFLIDCPAGTFWWGPFLRYRIVKDLACLDKVAKYHLSRTQRLRFYLQYRRRDRLNDSDKRRIVQILRYFEGRE
- the rfaP gene encoding lipopolysaccharide core heptose(I) kinase RfaP, producing MKLILAEPFKRLWAGRDAFEAVEALEGQVYRELEGRRTLRTEVEGRGYFVKIHRGIGWGEIVKNLLTAKAPVLGAAQEWQAIQRLTEAGVPTMTAVAYGERGSNPARQHSFIVTEELAPTVDLEQLSLNWAQQPPKPALKWALIREVAKMTGSMHRAGVNHRDCYICHFLLHSDRPIQASDLRLSLIDLHRAQVRRVTPRRWRDKDLAALYFSALDIGLTRRDKLRFLNSYFAAAGNERPLRQILREEAALLLWLQRKADRLLVRYARKYAPGANHE
- a CDS encoding glycosyltransferase family 4 protein, producing the protein MQLAFVLYKYFPFGGLQRDFMRIALECQARGHAIRVYTPIWEGENPGGFDVRVAPVRALFNHRRNEKFSAWLQADLKRDPVDRVIGFNKMPGLDVYYAADGCFEDKAQTLRNPIYRRWGRYKHFADYERAVFAPESKTEILMISEVQQPLFVKHYKTPLQRFHLLPPGIAQDRRAPANAGEIRAEFRREFKLADDDLLLVQIGSGFKTKGLDRSLKALASLPRELRKRTRLIAIGQDDPKPFLLQIKALGLSDQVQILKGRSDIPRFLLGADLLIHPAYNENTGTVLLEALVSGLPVLVSDVCGYAHYIVDADCGRVVPSPFEQEQLNRTLADMLADPERRAFWSRNGLLYADSADLYSMPQKAADVILASRCA
- the waaC gene encoding lipopolysaccharide heptosyltransferase I, giving the protein MRVLIIKTSSLGDVVHTLPALTDAARAIPGIRFDWVVEEGFAEIPAWHPAVSQVIPVAIRRWRKHPLRTWRSGEWARFKRRLRETRYDLVIDAQGLLKSAWLTRYVSAPVAGLDRDSAREPLASRFYDRRYAVPKDQHALERVRQLFAKALGYTLPSGTGDYGLNRAAMMDAAAQPYLVFLHGTTWASKHWPESDWRALAERMDELGWAVRLPWGNETEKARAERIVAGLTHASVLPKLNLAGVAKVIAGASACVSVDTGLGHLAAALDVPNISLYGPTLPGKVGAYGRSQIHLCASGLNAGSGDRDKPCFDGLGAERVGLELEALLLAPPGTL
- the waaF gene encoding lipopolysaccharide heptosyltransferase II, giving the protein MKILIVGPSWVGDMVMAQTLFQCLKQRHPECEIDVLAPDWSRPILERMPEVRAALSLPLGHGVLDLATRRRIGKSLAGQYDQAILLPNSLKSALVPWFAGIPKRTGWKGEMRYGLLNDIRTLDKDRYPLMIERFMALAYEPGAALSQPYPQPRLVIDEASRDAALAKFELQLDRPVLALCPGAEFGEAKRWPAEHYAKVAEIKIREGWQVWLFGSKNDHAGGEDIRMRLIPGLREEVSNLSGQTSLAEAIDLMSAATAVVSNDSGLMHVAAALNRPLVAVYGSTSPGFTPPLADRVEIVRLGLECSPCFERTCRFGHYNCLRELKPRPVIEALERLVGDALTLVEGD